The Micropterus dolomieu isolate WLL.071019.BEF.003 ecotype Adirondacks unplaced genomic scaffold, ASM2129224v1 contig_5843, whole genome shotgun sequence DNA segment gctgagttcacttaacaactgcctttgtgaagttaaaaaatggatgtcaaataatttcctccagctgaactcagacaaaacagaaatcctggtcatcgggtctcagcagatggcaaatcaaatactgccatctgctggttccctagtaaatcacattaagcctgtggcaaagaaccttggtgtttggtttgatagtaattgaaatttcgagcagcacaccacaaagcttgttcaatgatgtttttatcaacttagaaatatagcaaaaattcgatctatgttaacttttaaggacacagagaccattttacacgccttcatctcatcacgcctggattattgcaacagccttttcacctgtttaacccaaaaatctattgatcgactccagctgccaggcttttaaccagaacaaagaaatatgaccacattactcctattttagcttcattacactggctcccagtatgttttagaattgatcacttttaaagctcttcatggcctctcgccttgttatatttctgaccttttagtcccatacacaccagcacgtaccttgagatcctcgggcagaggtctgttgtctgttccagagtctcgactgaaaactaaaggggacagagcgtttgctgtcagggccccgaggctctggaacagcctgcccgaggaaatcaggtcggctgagtcagtgaactcttttaagtcccttcttaaaacatacttttataggagagcttttcccgatcttatttgactttattttatcccttttattttaatctattttactaattttatattaaattttcatgctcttatctttttttgtattattctttacacgtgttaaagcactttgtaacttgtttttgaaaagtgctctacaaataaggattattattattattattcagagTTTTTACAGAAACTCGTCGCTTAACGCCGCTCTCTCCCGACGAGCGCATCTTCTCTGGCAGAAGCGGCCGGAGTTTCAGCTGTGCTGCTTCAGGCGCTTCAGGAAATCACGTGTAGAATTGTTGGCGGTTGAAAGATTTTTGCTGGTCGAACAAAGTTGACAACGGACGACATGTTCTTTACACctcagactgtgacacaatgaCGGTGATGCGTCCAGCTGTGGGAAGAacgcctctctctccctctgtccttcATTTAGCTGAGGTGAACATCAGGTCCGGCTTCTCAACCTGAACTCgctctgacctgcagcaccgTCACGCGtgcacgtcaaggatggtgcgttctgGTAACGCAGTAAAGCAGCGTAACTGGGATTAGTAACCGTAATCTTCTCTTTTTGAAATAGTAATCCTGAGTTTCAACTTGCGCCTTTGCATCTCTGCCGGGATATCTCGTCTCTCCTCGTCTTTGCATGTAATGGCGCCGCCCCCAACGCGCGCCTCGCATTTGGCCTGAAAGACTGGAGTTTTTCAAACCTGCACTGACCTGCTGTTCAAAGGGAAGAGGCACTTCATCATCCAGCTGCTAACTAACAAGTTGTGATGTATTATtgcagagctgcaacaattagtccaTTAACCGATTAGTtgtaaattattttgataattaatggCTTTGAGAAAAAATGTctaaattctctgattccagcttcgtaaatgtgaatattttctgctgcttttgcTCTTCGGTggcagtaaactgaatatatttgggttgtggagaAAACGAGACCTTTGAGGACGTCACATTcagctttgggaaacactgatcgacagTTTTCACAATTTTCAGAACCTAACAgctaatcaagaaaataatcgataatgaaaataatcgttagttgccgCCCTATAATACTGTAAGTTCAGATCAAATTGAGCTTGTAAACATGAAGGAGTGAAGAGGACTGGGAGCAGCTCAGGGGTCGCATGGTTTACTGCGATTATTGAAGTATTGATCGGgtgtaaaaagtacatttgtttaaaactgCAGCAGCTGATTCGAGGTGAATGAAGCGTAAACCTGATGCTTTTAAAAACAAGCTCCTGCACTAACACCTCGTTTTATTGGCCGACTGGAGGGAAAAACACCAGATCAGAGTTTCCTCTGCTGGAAGTCAATAAGTGTTTAAAGTCGCTCGGCTGAACCCGACGGTCCCAGTCTGTTTGTCTCTGAACTTTATCACGAGTCTGCAGAGGCCCTCGTTCAAGGCCGGTAAAGGAAATCATTCCTCTTGTGGTGTTCGTGCAGGTGTTCAGTGACATGACGGTGGGCGAGGGGGAGATGGTGTGCGTGGAGCTGGTGGCGAGCGACAAGAGCAACACCTTCCAGGGCGTCATCTTCCAGGGCTCGATCCGCTACGAGGCCCTCAAGAAGGTCTACGACAACCGGGTGAGAAGCCGTCAGCTAAATGCTGTTCGCCATCTCGCTTGACTCAAACATGTGGATGACaagtatttttattgtttgttttatttatgaaagGTTTTTTTATTACAACAGCAGAACAAGGTGGggcagaagaaacaaaaaagaaaagtccaAACGCGTCCTGCTCATTTCTTTGCTCGATGTTGAAACAAACGGCTCACGGAGAAGAAAGATTTTGGTGTGATGTACTAATTAGACCCTTTCTGTGTCACTGGGGGACCCGTGGAGGGACACACAGATAGATAACTACAGTTTCTGCTACTTAAAAATAAGGACAATATATTTGAGAGTCGAGGTGATTAAATCCAAATTTAACACTGTTTGTGCTGCAGGTGAGCGTCGCTGCTAAGATGGCCCAGCGGATGTCTTTTGGCTTCTACAAGTACAACAACATGGAGTTTGTGAGGATGAAGGGGCCGCAGGGCAAAGGTCACGCCGAGATGGCCGTCAGCAGGGTGCCGACGGGCGACACCTCCCCCTGTGGCACGGAGGAGGACCAGGTGTCCCCCATGCACGAGAGGGTGAGGAGCACAAACACCGTGAAACCCGAGACCTCAAGTACAACTTAGACGTACTTTTGTTATTTCCACTTTCTTTACACTCCTCCTGTTTCCAGCTTTAGTCAAGTTATTAAACCGACCTGTTAAAGTTATTCTCAGGCCTCGTCCACACTTTAGCTGCGTGTCACAAATGATCTCCGTCTATTTTAGACcgttattaatattatttttggaAACTTAACGCTGTGTTTCTTGGTATTACtgtggaaaagtgtttatttctctgaggaacaCACCGCGAACGTCTTTTGGTTCCACGTTTACAACAGGGATATTCTGTATAACGCTAAAACCTGAAGCCCTGTTGCTCTGTTGGGGTTGACAGGTGAGCTTTCTGTCTGGTCACAGGTGTCGGTTAGTTTCGTTTTCCCCGGCATGAGCATGAAATGAAACAAGttgaatgcctgagagcctcactgCGTTAGATTATAATTATATACTTTGAGTCCCTttatataaaaagacatttccaccataaattggagcagcaTTTcagcagaatgcaggaaatgaagtgtttaatgctcagatTCCTCTGGGGGAGGAGCCTCAGACCCCCCACTTCACTtgttagttaaatataattataacaTTTTCACATGGGAAACATTTGTTAGCAGGGAAATGAATCAATATGTTGTCATTCagttatgtgtttttaacaacagcaactacaataaataaataaataaaataaaaaaattcagaaaaacattttttttttgatggggggcagTAAAGGACCTGGATGATGGATAGAGGGGGGGCGCTGACCCAAAACCACTGATGCAGCAGATTGTCTACTcctgtccttctgtctttctctcttactgtcctactgtccttctgtctttctctctgtccagtcctactgtccttctgtctagtactactgtccttctgtctttctctcttactgtcctactgtgtttctgtctttctctctgtccagtcctactgtccttctgtctttctctcttactgtccttctgtccttctgtcctactgtccttctgtccttccctcttactgtcctactgtccttctgtctagtagtactgtccttctgtccttctctcttactgtccttctctccttctgtactgtctctctcttactgtcttactgtccttctgtgtttctgtactgtctctctctttctgtccttctgtccagtcctactgtccttctgtctagtactactgtccttctgtctttctctcttactgtccttctgtccagtaCTACTGTCCTactctcttactgtcctactgtatttctgtctttctctcttactgtccttctgtcttactgtccttctcttactgtccttctgtgtttctgtactgtctctctttctgtccttctgtccagtcctactgtccttctgtccagtactactgtccttctgtctttctctcttactgtccttctgtccagtaCTACTGTCCTactctcttactgtcctactgtccttctgtctttctctctt contains these protein-coding regions:
- the LOC123964870 gene encoding uncharacterized protein KIAA0930-like, translating into MTVGEGEMVCVELVASDKSNTFQGVIFQGSIRYEALKKVYDNRVSVAAKMAQRMSFGFYKYNNMEFVRMKGPQGKGHAEMAVSRVPTGDTSPCGTEEDQVSPMHERVRSTNTVKPETSSTT